A portion of the Sulfurospirillum diekertiae genome contains these proteins:
- a CDS encoding tRNA 2-thiocytidine biosynthesis TtcA family protein encodes MIEISKRLLRIAGRTNARYNLINEGDKILLGLSGGKDSLSLAHVLKHMQRVAPFDFEFKAVTIAYGMGEDLQALHNHCIEHEIDHEIVDTKIFDLAQDKIRENSSFCSFFSRMRRGALYTYALEHGYRKLALAHHLDDAVESFFMNFSHNGALRSMPPIYKAQNGLWVIRPLIHVRERQLRDCANDAHMPIIGDEACPAMRFDVKMPIMRARTKEMLIGMEKENPDLFISLKKAFENIQTSSFSDVRFLEQ; translated from the coding sequence ATGATCGAAATTAGTAAACGCCTTTTACGCATCGCTGGGCGTACCAATGCACGCTATAACCTCATAAATGAGGGTGATAAAATTTTGCTAGGGCTCAGTGGTGGTAAAGACTCACTCAGCCTTGCACATGTTTTAAAACACATGCAACGTGTTGCTCCCTTTGATTTTGAATTTAAGGCCGTTACAATTGCTTATGGGATGGGCGAAGATCTTCAGGCTTTACACAACCATTGCATAGAGCATGAAATTGATCATGAAATTGTCGATACAAAGATTTTCGATCTTGCACAAGATAAGATACGGGAAAACTCCTCTTTTTGCAGTTTCTTTTCACGCATGAGACGAGGTGCTCTTTACACCTATGCTCTTGAGCATGGCTACCGTAAATTGGCTCTTGCGCATCACTTAGATGATGCTGTGGAGAGCTTTTTTATGAACTTCTCACATAATGGGGCACTTCGCTCAATGCCACCTATTTATAAAGCACAAAATGGTTTATGGGTGATTCGTCCACTCATTCATGTGCGCGAACGTCAACTACGGGATTGTGCCAATGATGCACATATGCCTATTATTGGAGATGAAGCCTGTCCTGCAATGCGTTTTGATGTCAAAATGCCCATTATGCGTGCTCGTACAAAAGAAATGCTTATTGGTATGGAAAAAGAGAATCCAGATCTTTTCATTTCACTGAAAAAAGCATTTGAAAATATCCAAACATCCAGTTTTAGTGATGTACGTTTTTTAGAGCAATAA
- a CDS encoding 5'-methylthioadenosine/adenosylhomocysteine nucleosidase, with protein MKIAIMGAMVEEITPLLEFFEKYKTIEFAKNSYYTTSYKGMDLVIAYSKIGKVNASLTASTLIEKFGAQKLLFSGVAGALNPSLKVGDLLVATKLAQHDLDITAFGHPHGYVPEGSVYVETDKALTVLAQKVASAQNIKLLEGIIATGDQFICDGVKKEWIHSTFNADATEMEGASVAVVCDALNVPFCVLRAISDAADMDAGFSFDEFLVSSAKESAQFIIAMLDELSYDRN; from the coding sequence ATGAAAATAGCTATTATGGGTGCAATGGTTGAAGAGATCACCCCACTTTTAGAATTTTTTGAGAAATATAAAACTATTGAGTTTGCCAAAAATAGTTACTACACCACATCGTATAAAGGTATGGATTTAGTGATCGCTTACAGTAAGATTGGTAAAGTGAATGCTAGTTTGACAGCCTCAACGCTGATTGAAAAATTTGGAGCACAAAAGCTCCTTTTTTCAGGTGTCGCAGGTGCCCTGAATCCTTCATTAAAAGTAGGCGACTTGCTCGTAGCCACAAAGCTTGCTCAACATGATCTTGATATTACTGCATTCGGTCATCCTCACGGTTATGTTCCTGAAGGTTCTGTCTATGTTGAAACAGACAAAGCTTTGACTGTGTTGGCTCAAAAAGTTGCATCGGCTCAAAACATTAAATTGCTTGAGGGCATTATTGCCACGGGCGATCAATTTATTTGCGATGGTGTAAAAAAAGAGTGGATTCATTCGACATTTAATGCGGATGCGACAGAAATGGAAGGTGCTTCAGTCGCTGTGGTTTGTGATGCGCTTAATGTTCCTTTTTGTGTGCTTCGTGCTATTAGTGATGCTGCGGATATGGACGCAGGATTTAGTTTTGATGAGTTCTTAGTGAGCTCCGCTAAAGAGAGTGCTCAGTTTATTATCGCGATGTTGGACGAACTCAGTTATGATCGAAATTAG